In Marinicauda algicola, one DNA window encodes the following:
- a CDS encoding polysaccharide deacetylase family protein has translation MSLPPAYLEYDKRGYGQDIGRYDWRLAKDRAPVRLKNARQVAAMIVIPCEYHPIDPHKTPFGHPHGMVTPFPDLRHFTARDYGNRVGVLRLLDALKSAGLKATFPVSAALLTRARPLAEAIVGDGHELAAAGLHGDAIHHAGLSESEERAMIEDVREAFDAAGFHPTTWLSPARQESFATPDLLAEAGFTALLDWESDGVPLPLRTRGRPITALPLLNELDDFKLLVERKQTEDLWTDQILEAKDYLKTEHDRHGAQVLGFTLTPFVAGQPFRMRSLVNMLAEFAGDEAVWCARADEIVKAF, from the coding sequence ATGAGCCTTCCTCCCGCCTATCTCGAATACGACAAGCGCGGCTACGGCCAGGACATCGGGCGCTATGACTGGCGCCTCGCAAAGGACCGCGCGCCGGTCCGGCTGAAGAACGCCCGCCAGGTCGCGGCGATGATCGTCATCCCCTGCGAGTACCACCCGATCGATCCGCACAAGACCCCCTTCGGCCATCCCCACGGCATGGTCACGCCCTTCCCGGACCTTCGCCACTTCACCGCGCGCGACTACGGCAACCGGGTCGGGGTGCTCCGCCTGCTCGACGCGCTGAAATCCGCCGGGCTGAAGGCGACCTTCCCGGTAAGCGCGGCGCTGCTCACCCGCGCCCGCCCGCTCGCCGAGGCGATCGTGGGAGACGGCCACGAACTCGCCGCCGCGGGTCTACACGGCGACGCGATCCACCATGCCGGGCTCTCCGAAAGCGAGGAGCGCGCGATGATCGAAGACGTGCGCGAGGCCTTCGACGCGGCCGGCTTCCACCCCACGACCTGGCTCTCGCCGGCGCGCCAGGAGAGCTTTGCAACGCCCGACCTCCTCGCCGAGGCCGGGTTCACCGCGCTTCTCGACTGGGAAAGCGACGGGGTGCCGCTGCCGCTGAGGACGCGCGGCAGGCCGATCACCGCCCTGCCGCTCCTCAACGAGCTCGACGATTTCAAGCTGCTCGTCGAGAGAAAGCAGACCGAGGATCTGTGGACCGACCAGATCCTGGAAGCGAAGGACTATCTCAAGACCGAGCACGACCGCCACGGCGCGCAGGTACTGGGCTTCACGCTCACCCCCTTCGTCGCCGGCCAGCCCTTCCGCATGCGCTCGCTCGTCAACATGCTCGCCGAGTTCGCCGGCGACGAGGCGGTGTGGTGCGCGCGGGCGGACGAGATCGTGAAGGCGTTCTAG
- a CDS encoding polysaccharide deacetylase family protein — MISDPNLYDYNPYRDRPKIEWPGGKKLAFWIAPNIEFYEFDPPRNPKRPGWPRPAPDVTGYSQRDYGNRVGHWRLMELMDRYGLKGSVSLNVAMCDHCPEIIESCNERGWEFFSHGIYNTRYSYEMSEDQERAVIEDSIRTVEAATGQRIRGYLAPALTDTTRTLDLIAEHGFWYTCDLFQDDQPQRVKTKTGRLCSMPYSLEVNDVITYGQLAMDPWRYGDVLKRQFDQLLEEGETSGTVMCIPLHAYLVAQPHRLRPFEEALKHITAHDEVWFATAKDIAGHWREHYWDTTQDDLEKKGLATGGTAFEAFER, encoded by the coding sequence ATGATCTCCGACCCCAATCTCTACGACTACAATCCTTACCGCGACCGCCCGAAGATCGAATGGCCGGGAGGGAAGAAGCTCGCCTTCTGGATCGCGCCGAACATCGAGTTCTACGAGTTCGATCCGCCGAGGAATCCCAAGCGCCCCGGCTGGCCGCGCCCGGCCCCGGACGTCACCGGCTATTCCCAGCGCGATTACGGCAACCGGGTGGGCCACTGGCGCCTGATGGAGCTGATGGACCGCTACGGCCTGAAGGGCTCGGTCAGCCTCAATGTCGCAATGTGCGACCACTGCCCGGAGATCATCGAGTCCTGCAATGAGCGCGGCTGGGAGTTCTTCAGCCACGGCATCTACAACACGCGCTATTCCTACGAGATGAGCGAGGACCAGGAGCGCGCCGTGATCGAGGATTCGATCCGCACGGTGGAGGCCGCCACGGGCCAGCGCATCCGCGGCTATCTCGCCCCGGCGCTGACGGACACGACGCGCACGCTCGACCTCATCGCCGAGCATGGCTTCTGGTACACGTGCGACCTGTTCCAGGACGACCAGCCCCAGCGGGTGAAGACCAAGACCGGCAGGCTGTGCTCCATGCCCTATTCGCTCGAGGTCAACGACGTCATCACCTACGGCCAGCTCGCCATGGATCCCTGGCGCTATGGCGACGTCCTCAAGCGCCAGTTCGACCAGCTGCTGGAGGAGGGCGAGACTTCGGGCACGGTGATGTGCATCCCGCTGCATGCCTATCTCGTCGCCCAGCCGCACCGCCTGCGCCCGTTCGAGGAGGCGCTCAAGCACATCACCGCCCATGACGAAGTCTGGTTCGCGACCGCGAAGGACATCGCCGGCCACTGGCGCGAGCATTACTGGGATACGACGCAGGACGATCTGGAAAAGAAGGGCCTCGCCACCGGCGGCACCGCATTCGAGGCGTTCGAGCGATGA
- a CDS encoding isochorismatase family protein, with product MTRSDKTAREIFEEVRANPARARFGFGEKLAVINVDPQKAYTRPDLFPKTAYVTDPDQLDHINAISAKARAKGLPVVWTHVAYMENAADAGVWGTRTDTPDSLQNIKYGSTRHEFDDRVEIDATVDAVYTKRMPSAFFETPLASFLVWHRVDTVVITGGSTSGCVRATAVDALSHGYRTIVPMECVADKHESYHYANLTDLQLKYADVVEVKEVHEWLDGYQG from the coding sequence ATGACCCGCTCCGACAAGACGGCGCGGGAGATCTTCGAGGAGGTGCGCGCCAATCCGGCCCGCGCCCGCTTCGGCTTCGGCGAGAAGCTCGCCGTGATCAATGTCGATCCCCAGAAGGCCTACACGCGGCCCGACCTGTTCCCGAAGACCGCCTACGTCACCGATCCCGACCAGCTCGACCATATCAACGCCATCTCGGCAAAGGCGCGGGCCAAGGGCCTTCCGGTCGTCTGGACCCATGTCGCCTACATGGAGAATGCGGCCGATGCGGGGGTCTGGGGCACGCGCACCGACACCCCGGACTCCCTGCAGAACATCAAGTACGGCTCGACGCGCCACGAATTCGACGACCGCGTCGAGATCGACGCGACCGTGGACGCGGTCTACACCAAGCGTATGCCCTCGGCCTTCTTCGAGACCCCGCTGGCGAGCTTCCTCGTCTGGCACCGGGTCGACACGGTGGTGATCACCGGCGGCTCGACGAGCGGCTGCGTGCGCGCCACCGCCGTCGACGCGCTCAGCCACGGCTACCGCACGATCGTTCCCATGGAGTGCGTCGCCGACAAGCACGAAAGCTATCACTACGCCAACCTCACCGACCTGCAGCTGAAATACGCCGACGTGGTGGAGGTGAAGGAGGTTCATGAGTGGCTGGACGGGTATCAGGGATGA
- a CDS encoding DUF1330 domain-containing protein, whose product MRERTILIAGGAALLGACAGYWIGDGAPAAGAQSSAERPAYMVVMGTVHDREAFMAGYAAHLRPLYERHGGQYLALTGDVETLEGEIGFSSVAMSRWPSADAARAFWSDPDYRDLANARIDNEWGDFDVFLVEGLPQEGE is encoded by the coding sequence ATGCGCGAACGCACGATTCTGATCGCAGGCGGGGCCGCGCTGCTGGGCGCGTGCGCGGGATACTGGATCGGGGACGGCGCCCCTGCCGCCGGGGCGCAGTCCTCGGCCGAGCGGCCCGCCTACATGGTCGTGATGGGCACGGTGCACGACCGGGAGGCCTTCATGGCCGGCTATGCCGCCCACCTGCGGCCGCTCTACGAACGCCATGGCGGGCAATATCTCGCGCTGACCGGCGATGTGGAGACGCTCGAGGGGGAGATCGGCTTCTCCTCGGTGGCGATGAGCCGCTGGCCGAGCGCAGACGCGGCGCGCGCGTTCTGGAGCGATCCGGACTATCGCGACCTCGCCAATGCCCGCATCGACAATGAATGGGGCGATTTCGACGTGTTCCTGGTGGAGGGCCTGCCGCAGGAGGGGGAGTAG
- a CDS encoding class I SAM-dependent methyltransferase → MAEFAERYFASGRAVEDERDRLDRLAAFYAEPTQRWLERAVVFRPGMRIMEAGAGSGAMLAWFARKVGEGGDVLGLDIDLSHAGRAEPPVRLIEADLYAPPAEPERFDLVFARLVIEHLPDPARAIASLARWLRPGGVMALADLDCSVAAAADKQAAGADDFDAALDRVRSAMDRSGLVEAAFGARLPRLMQEAGLLDVREDRFERIVEGGSSWANFMAENNLIIGELLGEAETARRVAAFMRRPGFRFHDQALVRVTGRKG, encoded by the coding sequence ATGGCCGAGTTCGCCGAGCGCTATTTCGCCTCCGGACGCGCGGTCGAAGACGAGCGCGACCGTCTCGATCGCCTGGCCGCCTTCTACGCCGAGCCGACGCAGCGCTGGCTCGAGCGCGCCGTGGTGTTCAGGCCGGGCATGCGGATCATGGAGGCGGGGGCCGGCTCGGGCGCGATGCTCGCCTGGTTCGCGCGCAAGGTCGGCGAGGGCGGCGACGTGCTCGGGCTCGACATCGATCTCTCCCATGCCGGGCGGGCCGAACCGCCGGTGCGCCTCATCGAGGCCGATCTCTACGCGCCTCCCGCCGAACCGGAGCGCTTCGACCTCGTCTTCGCCCGTCTCGTGATCGAGCACCTGCCCGATCCCGCGCGCGCCATCGCCAGCCTTGCGCGATGGCTTCGGCCCGGCGGGGTTATGGCGCTCGCCGATCTCGACTGCTCGGTGGCGGCAGCTGCCGACAAGCAGGCCGCCGGGGCGGACGACTTCGATGCCGCCCTCGACCGGGTGCGCTCGGCGATGGACCGGTCCGGCCTCGTCGAGGCCGCCTTCGGGGCGCGACTGCCGCGACTGATGCAGGAGGCGGGGCTCCTCGACGTGCGCGAGGACCGCTTCGAGCGCATCGTGGAGGGCGGCAGCTCCTGGGCGAACTTCATGGCGGAGAACAACCTGATCATTGGCGAGCTCCTCGGCGAAGCCGAGACGGCCCGAAGGGTCGCCGCCTTCATGCGCCGCCCCGGCTTCCGCTTCCACGACCAGGCGCTGGTACGTGTCACCGGCCGGAAGGGATAG
- a CDS encoding DUF4212 domain-containing protein, producing the protein MADQDNTEDVGAYEHDISESAFRQYWRENLTLMGVLLAIWFLVSFGAGILFRDFLDRWSIGGAPLGFWFAQQGAIYVFVILIFVYSALMHRIEQRFDVDDDEG; encoded by the coding sequence ATGGCAGACCAGGACAACACGGAGGACGTCGGGGCTTACGAGCACGACATCTCCGAAAGCGCCTTCAGGCAGTACTGGCGCGAAAACCTCACCCTCATGGGCGTGCTGCTCGCGATCTGGTTCCTGGTGTCCTTCGGGGCCGGGATCCTGTTCCGCGACTTTCTCGACCGATGGTCGATCGGCGGCGCGCCGCTGGGATTCTGGTTCGCCCAGCAGGGCGCGATCTACGTCTTCGTGATCCTGATCTTCGTCTACAGCGCGCTCATGCACCGCATCGAACAGCGCTTCGACGTCGATGACGACGAAGGCTGA
- a CDS encoding sodium:solute symporter family protein, producing the protein MEIFGLSPTLFWTAVFVISTFGLYIAIAIWARAGTTNDFYVAGHDVHPVFNGMATAADWMSAASFLSMAGLIAFMGYDGSVFLMGWTGGYVLLALLLAPYLRKFGKFTVPDFVGDRYYSQTARIVAVICALFISFTYIAGQMRGVGIAFTNFLNVPIEVGVIIGAIIVLFYATLGGMKGITYTQVAQYCVLIFAFMVPAIFLSLQITGSPIPQLGFVGNAQDGTPLLQNLDRTLVDLGFQPYTEGAKAKIDVFAITLALMVGTAGLPHVIIRFFTVPKASDARKSAGWALVFIAILYTTAPAVAVFARSNFIETVNESDYSIDVRRGEALSADMGEDATPQWFYNWERAGLLGFTDKNADGRIQYRADEETNEVTTLDRDIFVLANPEIGNLPAWVIGLVVAGGLAAALSTAAGLLMVISSAVSHDLCRKVLFKRMSDGQELLVARLAAVGAVLIAIYAGINPPGFVAAVVAFAFGLAAASFFPAIFLGIFWKRMNKEGAIAGMSTGLVVTGLYIIHYKIGFGSAVIGALALLAAISCAVIYFGTRERIDGTKGSLAFAGIAGVLALAGIAGFAGLLPSLAIGDPASWFLGISPEGFGAVGMAISFAVSIAVALITAAPPQDVQDLVEDIRIPSIRTHVEHGPKTAHAPAPAKQEPRPETGGAKPPGRPAGGQ; encoded by the coding sequence ATGGAAATCTTCGGGCTTTCGCCGACCCTGTTCTGGACGGCCGTCTTCGTCATCTCGACCTTCGGGCTCTATATCGCCATCGCGATCTGGGCCCGGGCGGGCACCACCAACGATTTCTACGTGGCCGGGCACGACGTTCACCCGGTCTTCAACGGCATGGCCACCGCCGCGGACTGGATGAGTGCGGCGAGCTTCCTGTCCATGGCGGGCCTCATCGCCTTCATGGGCTATGACGGCTCTGTCTTCCTGATGGGCTGGACGGGCGGCTACGTGCTGCTCGCCCTGCTGCTGGCGCCGTACCTGCGCAAGTTCGGCAAGTTCACGGTGCCCGACTTCGTCGGCGACCGGTATTACTCCCAGACCGCGCGCATCGTCGCCGTGATCTGCGCGCTGTTCATCTCCTTCACCTACATCGCGGGACAGATGCGCGGGGTTGGGATCGCCTTCACCAACTTCCTCAACGTGCCGATCGAGGTCGGCGTGATCATCGGCGCGATCATCGTGCTGTTCTACGCCACGCTCGGCGGGATGAAGGGGATCACCTACACCCAGGTCGCGCAGTACTGCGTGCTGATCTTCGCCTTCATGGTGCCGGCGATCTTCCTGTCGCTGCAGATCACCGGCTCGCCGATTCCGCAGCTGGGCTTCGTGGGCAATGCGCAGGACGGCACCCCGCTCCTGCAGAACCTCGACCGCACGCTCGTCGATCTGGGTTTCCAGCCCTATACCGAAGGGGCGAAGGCGAAGATCGACGTGTTCGCCATCACGCTCGCCCTGATGGTGGGCACGGCGGGCCTGCCCCACGTCATCATCCGCTTCTTCACCGTGCCCAAGGCCTCCGATGCGAGGAAGTCGGCCGGCTGGGCGCTGGTCTTCATCGCCATCCTCTACACAACCGCCCCGGCGGTGGCGGTCTTCGCGCGCTCGAACTTCATCGAGACGGTCAACGAGAGCGACTACTCGATCGACGTGCGCCGCGGCGAGGCGCTCTCGGCGGACATGGGCGAGGATGCGACCCCGCAGTGGTTCTACAACTGGGAGCGCGCCGGGCTTCTGGGTTTCACCGACAAGAACGCGGACGGGCGCATCCAGTACCGGGCCGACGAGGAGACCAACGAGGTCACCACGCTCGACCGCGACATCTTCGTGCTCGCCAATCCCGAGATCGGCAATCTGCCGGCCTGGGTGATCGGGCTCGTGGTCGCGGGCGGTCTGGCGGCCGCGCTGTCCACGGCGGCGGGTCTTCTGATGGTCATCTCCTCGGCGGTGTCCCACGATCTGTGCCGCAAGGTCCTGTTCAAGCGGATGAGTGACGGGCAGGAGCTGCTCGTGGCGCGCCTGGCCGCCGTCGGGGCGGTGCTGATCGCGATCTATGCCGGCATCAACCCGCCCGGCTTCGTGGCCGCCGTCGTGGCCTTCGCCTTCGGACTGGCCGCGGCGAGCTTCTTCCCGGCGATCTTCCTCGGGATCTTCTGGAAGCGGATGAACAAGGAAGGTGCGATCGCGGGCATGTCCACGGGCCTCGTCGTCACCGGCCTCTACATCATCCACTACAAGATCGGCTTCGGCTCGGCGGTCATCGGGGCGCTCGCCCTGCTCGCCGCGATCTCGTGCGCCGTGATCTATTTCGGCACCCGCGAGCGGATCGACGGCACGAAGGGCTCGCTGGCCTTCGCCGGCATAGCGGGCGTGCTCGCCCTCGCCGGCATCGCCGGCTTCGCAGGTCTCCTGCCGAGCCTGGCGATCGGCGATCCGGCGAGCTGGTTCCTGGGCATCTCGCCCGAAGGCTTCGGCGCGGTCGGCATGGCGATCAGCTTCGCGGTCTCCATCGCCGTGGCGCTGATCACCGCGGCCCCGCCGCAGGATGTGCAGGACCTGGTCGAGGACATCCGCATCCCCTCGATCCGGACCCATGTCGAGCACGGGCCGAAGACGGCCCATGCCCCGGCGCCGGCAAAACAGGAACCGCGTCCCGAGACTGGCGGAGCGAAGCCTCCCGGCCGCCCTGCCGGGGGTCAGTAG
- a CDS encoding pyridoxal phosphate-dependent decarboxylase family protein, which translates to MGQTNGAVGANAYFPGPKSENESWVRAEFQAIIDDWFDWRKAYRGDDPPALTPAERMAPDFLKEREILAQELQRLKTLMRRETPTYSPRYAGHMVAELTLPALFGHFTALLHNPNNTSKEVSRVGTVIEAEAIAMLARMIGFDPQQARGHFTSGGTVANFEGVWRARYRLDHWLALALWIAERTGEPLDVFGAAHMGWARFKALVDEHSPQQEELRGASAVAGNPADVFRRISRASGEDYLGPVVLVPGNKHFSWRKAANVFGLGEEAFWSVGLDEDGRLDLEDLERQVGRAARAHRPILAVVSVAGTTETGEIDPVDRVADLLDRWQAERGWRIWHHVDAAYGGFLCSIPGGPHEDVLEDETISALRAVARADSVTLDPHKLGFVPYACGAFLVRDADRYAVSVFDAPYLERPHLADDLWSATLEGSRSAAGATAVWLTGRTIRFEPDRFGAILAGTVESRLVFQTAIASGVSDARFLEPADTNILCFSLGRKGEALSRSNRRTQALYDAIRQGGEFFVSTTTLKSPHYAGQIARHVARHGGEADADSLVLIRCVFMNPYWASRDVRERLIPEFIDFLRACIAKLD; encoded by the coding sequence ATGGGACAGACCAATGGCGCGGTCGGCGCGAACGCCTATTTCCCCGGTCCGAAATCGGAAAACGAATCCTGGGTGCGCGCGGAATTCCAGGCGATCATCGACGACTGGTTCGACTGGCGCAAAGCCTATCGCGGGGACGATCCGCCGGCCCTGACGCCGGCCGAGCGGATGGCGCCCGATTTCCTGAAGGAGCGCGAGATCCTCGCCCAGGAACTCCAGAGGCTGAAGACCCTCATGCGGCGCGAGACCCCCACCTACTCGCCGCGCTATGCCGGCCACATGGTCGCCGAACTGACCCTGCCGGCCCTGTTCGGCCATTTCACCGCGCTGCTGCACAATCCCAACAACACCTCGAAGGAAGTCAGCCGGGTCGGCACCGTGATCGAGGCCGAAGCCATCGCCATGCTGGCGCGGATGATCGGCTTCGACCCGCAGCAGGCGCGCGGCCACTTCACCTCGGGGGGAACGGTGGCCAATTTCGAGGGCGTCTGGCGGGCCCGATACCGGCTCGATCACTGGCTCGCCCTGGCGCTGTGGATCGCCGAGCGCACCGGCGAGCCGCTCGACGTGTTCGGCGCGGCGCACATGGGCTGGGCCCGGTTCAAGGCGTTGGTCGACGAACATTCCCCGCAACAGGAAGAGTTGCGTGGCGCGAGCGCAGTCGCGGGCAACCCGGCCGATGTCTTCCGGCGCATCTCGAGGGCGAGCGGGGAGGACTATCTCGGCCCCGTCGTGCTGGTGCCGGGCAACAAGCACTTCTCCTGGCGCAAGGCCGCCAACGTGTTCGGGCTCGGCGAGGAGGCGTTCTGGAGCGTCGGACTGGACGAGGACGGCAGGCTCGATCTCGAGGACCTGGAACGCCAGGTCGGACGCGCCGCGCGGGCTCACCGGCCGATCCTCGCCGTCGTGAGCGTGGCCGGGACGACCGAGACCGGCGAGATCGATCCCGTCGACCGCGTTGCCGATCTCCTCGACCGCTGGCAGGCCGAACGCGGCTGGCGCATCTGGCATCATGTCGACGCGGCTTATGGCGGCTTCCTCTGCTCCATCCCCGGCGGGCCGCACGAGGACGTCCTCGAGGACGAGACGATCTCGGCGCTGCGCGCGGTCGCGCGCGCGGACTCCGTGACGCTCGACCCCCACAAGCTCGGCTTCGTGCCCTATGCCTGCGGCGCATTCCTTGTGCGCGATGCCGACCGCTATGCGGTTTCGGTGTTCGACGCGCCCTATCTCGAACGCCCGCATCTGGCCGACGATCTGTGGTCGGCGACCCTGGAGGGCTCGCGCAGCGCGGCCGGGGCGACCGCGGTCTGGCTGACCGGCAGGACGATCCGCTTCGAGCCCGACCGGTTCGGGGCGATCCTCGCCGGCACGGTGGAATCCCGGCTCGTCTTCCAGACCGCGATCGCGAGCGGGGTTTCCGATGCGCGCTTCCTGGAGCCGGCCGACACCAACATTCTGTGCTTCTCGCTCGGCCGGAAGGGCGAGGCGCTGTCACGATCCAACAGGAGGACGCAGGCGCTCTACGACGCGATCCGCCAGGGGGGCGAATTCTTCGTCAGCACCACGACGCTGAAGAGCCCGCACTATGCCGGGCAGATCGCCCGCCATGTCGCGCGCCATGGCGGCGAAGCCGATGCCGACAGCCTGGTGCTGATCCGCTGCGTGTTCATGAACCCCTACTGGGCCAGCCGGGACGTGCGCGAGCGCCTGATCCCGGAATTCATCGATTTCCTGAGGGCCTGCATCGCGAAGCTGGATTGA